The following nucleotide sequence is from Dyella sp. BiH032.
GTCGGCCCGCTCAGCCTGCGCAGTGCCGCCGATCTGTACTTCTATCCGAACACCCTGACCGCAGTGCAGACCGACGGCGCGGGCCTGAAGGCGTGGCTGGAAAAATCCGCCGAGCGCTTCAACCGCATCGACCCGGCGTCGACGGCGGAACAGCCGCTGCTCAACGACCGCATGCCCGGCTACAACTTCGACCAGCTACAGGGCGACATCGGCTACGTCATCGACGTGACCAAGCCGGCCGGCCAGCGCATCGTCGACCTGCGCTGGAAGGGCAAGAAGGTGGACCCGAAGCAGCCGTTCGTGGTGGTGACCAACAACTACCGCGCCAGCGGCGGCGGTAACTTCCCCGGCCTGGACGGCAAGAACATCGTGCTCTCCGCGCCGGACGGCACGCGCGAAATCCTCGCCAAGTGGCTGGCGCGCCAGCGCACGCTCGACGCGAACGCCCTGCCGAAGCCGTCATGGCGCTTCGCGCCGGTGAAGACGCACGGCCCGGTAGTCTTCAAGGGTGCCGCGGGCAAGGAAGCCGTGGCGCAGGAGGCGGGCGTGAAGAACGTGCGCCAGGTGAAGGACCACGGCGACGGCACGGCCATCTACGCGATCGACCTGTCCAAGTAAGAGCCCGCGCCCACCTCCAGCGCCCTCTCCCCTACGGGGAGAGGGCCGGGGTGAGGGGAACCTACGGAGCGTAAAAGCGGACGCATAGAAGCCCGCCCGCTTCGTCGCCACTATCCCGCGAGTCCCGCACTTTCATCCGCCCGTGACCAAGGGGATTCCCCGCCGGACTGCCACCTTCTCCCTGAAGAAAGAAGGACTGCAATCAACGGCGCCTCACATCCCCAGAAACCCCTTCCCCTGCTTCAACACTGTGTCGCACACCTTGGTGGTGAGCTGCGATTTCAGATCGCTCGAACCGCCGCCCACTTTCGACAGGTCCAGGCTCTTGCCATTGCTGCCCTGGAGAATGCCGCTGGCGCCGCTGAGATAAGCCGGGTCGCGGGTGGGATCGCCGCCAGAAGGCGTCGTGGCGGATTTCTTCTTTTTCCCGCCCATCAGCTTGCCGAGCATGTCGTTGCCGCCCGCAGAAGCGTCATCGCCGCTGCCGGGTGACTTGCCTGCGCCGCCGAGCTTGCCGAGCAGCTGGTCCTTGATGCCCGTCGCCCCCGAATCGCCGCCGAGATAGTTGTTCTTCACGCAGTACTGCAGCAGGCCCGCGACATTGCCCATGCTGCCGGAACTCATCGAGCCACCGCCGCCGCCGAGCATGCCGCCTAGCTTGCCGAGGTCCTGCGCGCTGCCCGTACTGCAGCCTAGACCGAGGACGATGGCCAGGCCGGCCGCCGCGACGTTGCCGATGCGCTTGTTCATGGGTCTCCCTCCATTCGACAGGTCCGCGCATTCAACACGCCGGGCCGTTACGCCTGCGTCAGGCGCCGGCGCGATCCGCAACGTCAGCGGCGTGGACAGGCGCGCATATCGCGCCGCGACATGGCGCCGCCCGCCGGCGCGCACTTCGCCGCGCCATGTGCCAGCTGACACGGGCTGACAGGCACAAAGTTTCACTTGCACCTGTTGACTGCGGCGCAGCATGGCCCGTATGGTCGGATCCATGTCGCCTCTTCATTCGCCCGCACGCATGTTTTCGATCCCGGTGTCCGCCGGGCGCGTGCCGCTGGCCGGCGCCATGCTTTTCTCCACCGCGATCATTACCACCGGTACCGGTACCACCGGCCACGGGTGGGTGTCCGCGCGCGAGTAACTTCTCTCAGACGCAACGGCCCCGCCCCTCGAAGAGGCGGGCCGGGCCACTCCGAACCGCCGAACGAGACGGGGCTCCACACCAAGGAGCCATCGTGAACGCCCTCGCCCCTCAGCTGGAACATCCCAAACAGCCCCTGCTTGCC
It contains:
- a CDS encoding DUF2501 domain-containing protein, with product MNKRIGNVAAAGLAIVLGLGCSTGSAQDLGKLGGMLGGGGGSMSSGSMGNVAGLLQYCVKNNYLGGDSGATGIKDQLLGKLGGAGKSPGSGDDASAGGNDMLGKLMGGKKKKSATTPSGGDPTRDPAYLSGASGILQGSNGKSLDLSKVGGGSSDLKSQLTTKVCDTVLKQGKGFLGM